A portion of the Nitrospira sp. genome contains these proteins:
- the ndhC gene encoding NADH-quinone oxidoreductase subunit A encodes MSGIELLLEYLTKYFPILLFIFIALAFGVVTLLLSYLVQPKYPEPEKLSTYECGSEPFSDARMPFPVRYYIFAMLFVIFDIEVIFLYPWAVTFEKLGLIGLVEMLIFIALFVVAYVYAWRKGALEWD; translated from the coding sequence ATGAGTGGCATTGAGTTACTCCTCGAGTATCTGACGAAGTATTTTCCGATTCTGCTTTTCATTTTTATCGCGTTGGCGTTCGGCGTCGTGACGCTGCTGCTCAGTTACTTGGTTCAACCCAAGTATCCTGAACCGGAGAAACTCTCGACCTACGAATGCGGGTCGGAACCCTTTTCGGACGCCCGCATGCCCTTTCCGGTCCGCTACTACATCTTTGCGATGCTCTTCGTGATTTTCGACATTGAGGTGATCTTTTTATATCCCTGGGCCGTGACGTTCGAGAAGCTCGGCCTGATCGGGCTGGTCGAAATGCTGATTTTCATCGCCTTGTTTGTGGTGGCCTACGTCTATGCGTGGCGCAAGGGAGCGCTCGAATGGGACTGA
- the nuoK gene encoding NADH-quinone oxidoreductase subunit NuoK produces MVPLSAYVAVSAILFITGLLGVLIRRNFIIVLMAVEIMLNAANINLVAFSHYLESMAGQLVALFVIAIAAGEAAVGLAIIIVVFRGKISTNVDEMNLLKW; encoded by the coding sequence ATGGTTCCTCTGTCCGCATACGTCGCCGTCAGCGCCATCCTGTTCATCACGGGATTGCTCGGCGTCCTGATCCGCCGAAACTTCATTATTGTTCTGATGGCCGTTGAAATCATGTTGAACGCGGCCAACATCAATCTTGTCGCCTTCTCGCATTATCTGGAGTCGATGGCCGGTCAGCTCGTCGCGCTCTTTGTCATCGCGATCGCTGCCGGCGAAGCGGCCGTCGGCCTCGCGATCATCATCGTGGTGTTCCGCGGAAAAATTTCGACCAATGTGGACGAAATGAATCTCTTAAAGTGGTAG
- a CDS encoding OmpA family protein has protein sequence MSIYFTRTALPFLLSVMILAPVVAWADDLDVIRFGEAALAFAAGSIQQTSPQDGVVNVTTGDNQTTGDRMQLGLRDTLYLRLKNPGTAAVGDLYTVFKKARKVFHPVTREYLGYLVIRLAIVEVVRTDKTLTTVRAIRAYGAVSPGDPVVRFVLPTEPEPASLPSSGDVNGMVVELQADKAMTLVAQRNIVYVDRGSNDGVRPGDSMEVIRSGGNLPPRAVGEIKILSTEARTSAALVTRSTSRILPGDRFFVKPPEGEAVPVSMPTPQKLQSLSAAHHGTNSPQTTEAVREEARNVQSVSRETRITLSDLMRQLRYESGEATIRPEGYKVLDALAEHLKTAPADQLIRVEGHADNMEIGPALKSRYPTNWDLSKARASGVLRYLVERGGIDSVRISSVGYGDTKPLVSNATDVGRQKNRRVDIVLYLPESDATLPEQARGPVVEERAEKVGALPLEKPEVSMASADRAPTPQPSATGTVAERVGAAQLTADKATETSEAIGQEQTAEASVPLQP, from the coding sequence ATGAGCATCTATTTCACTCGCACCGCATTGCCGTTCCTCCTCAGCGTGATGATCCTTGCACCCGTTGTGGCCTGGGCGGATGATCTGGACGTGATTCGATTCGGAGAAGCGGCGCTCGCCTTCGCCGCCGGCTCGATCCAGCAGACTAGTCCGCAGGACGGGGTGGTGAATGTCACTACAGGGGACAATCAGACGACCGGTGATCGGATGCAATTGGGATTACGGGATACCCTCTATCTGCGGCTGAAAAATCCCGGAACTGCGGCGGTCGGCGATCTCTATACGGTATTCAAGAAAGCCCGCAAGGTTTTCCATCCGGTGACGAGGGAGTATCTTGGATACCTGGTCATTCGTCTGGCCATCGTCGAAGTCGTACGGACCGACAAGACGCTCACCACGGTGCGGGCGATCCGAGCCTACGGTGCGGTATCTCCCGGTGATCCGGTGGTGCGGTTTGTGCTGCCGACCGAGCCGGAGCCGGCTTCACTCCCGTCGTCCGGCGATGTCAACGGGATGGTAGTCGAGCTACAGGCCGACAAGGCCATGACCTTGGTTGCGCAACGCAACATCGTCTATGTCGACCGAGGCAGCAACGACGGAGTGCGGCCTGGTGATTCCATGGAAGTCATTCGCTCGGGCGGGAATTTGCCGCCGAGGGCGGTTGGAGAGATCAAGATTCTCTCGACGGAGGCGCGAACCTCGGCCGCCTTGGTCACGCGATCGACCTCACGAATTCTGCCCGGTGACCGATTCTTCGTCAAGCCACCGGAGGGAGAAGCCGTTCCCGTCTCCATGCCGACCCCGCAAAAATTGCAGTCGCTGAGCGCGGCCCATCACGGGACCAACAGCCCACAGACCACAGAGGCGGTTCGGGAGGAGGCTCGGAACGTTCAGTCCGTGTCGCGCGAGACACGCATCACCCTCAGCGATCTCATGAGGCAGTTGCGGTACGAGTCGGGCGAGGCTACGATCAGGCCGGAGGGCTATAAGGTACTCGATGCGCTCGCCGAGCATCTGAAAACTGCACCTGCGGACCAGCTCATTCGTGTGGAAGGCCATGCCGACAATATGGAAATCGGCCCCGCCCTGAAATCGCGATATCCGACCAACTGGGATCTTTCGAAGGCTCGCGCAAGCGGTGTGCTGCGCTACCTCGTGGAGAGGGGGGGGATTGACTCGGTAAGGATCTCGTCCGTGGGATACGGCGATACGAAACCTCTGGTGAGCAATGCCACAGACGTCGGTCGACAAAAGAATCGCCGGGTGGATATCGTGCTGTACCTTCCGGAGTCCGATGCGACTCTCCCCGAGCAGGCACGGGGCCCGGTTGTAGAAGAACGTGCGGAGAAGGTCGGTGCTCTACCGTTGGAAAAACCGGAGGTCTCGATGGCTTCTGCCGACCGAGCCCCGACCCCGCAGCCAAGCGCCACTGGTACTGTTGCCGAGCGGGTCGGAGCTGCTCAACTCACCGCGGACAAAGCGACGGAGACGTCGGAAGCGATCGGTCAGGAACAGACTGCCGAAGCGTCCGTTCCCCTTCAACCCTAA
- a CDS encoding NADH-quinone oxidoreductase subunit B: protein MGLIQLGRQEKDGAPDVITTTVEKAVNWARKGSLWPMTFGLACCAIEMIAAVSSRYDMDRYGAGVFRASPRQSDLMIVAGTVCRRMAPVIRKIYDQMPEPKYVIAMGSCATSGNIYDSYSVVQGVDRFVPVDIYVPGCPPTPEALFDGILKLQDRIMQKRVFLKQPEQVKPRVKA from the coding sequence ATGGGACTGATTCAACTGGGCCGACAGGAAAAGGACGGGGCACCGGACGTCATTACGACGACGGTGGAAAAGGCGGTGAATTGGGCCCGCAAAGGCTCCCTTTGGCCGATGACGTTCGGCCTGGCGTGCTGCGCCATCGAGATGATCGCGGCCGTGTCCTCGCGCTATGACATGGACCGCTACGGCGCCGGTGTGTTTCGTGCCTCTCCGAGGCAATCAGATCTCATGATCGTGGCCGGGACCGTCTGCCGCCGGATGGCTCCGGTCATTCGGAAGATTTACGACCAGATGCCGGAGCCCAAGTACGTGATCGCCATGGGGTCATGCGCAACGTCCGGCAACATTTACGACAGCTACAGCGTGGTGCAGGGAGTCGATCGGTTCGTACCGGTGGATATTTATGTGCCAGGCTGCCCCCCCACTCCTGAAGCCCTCTTCGACGGAATCTTGAAATTGCAAGACCGGATCATGCAGAAGCGGGTGTTCTTGAAGCAGCCTGAGCAGGTCAAGCCGCGCGTCAAGGCGTAA
- a CDS encoding molybdopterin-dependent oxidoreductase, protein MGLKPATNPEVEAATIELSIDGKIVSAKDGVSLYDVIASTGKIVPAMCYHYTFDPFGSCGMCLVMQEGKKAPVRSCTAKAAAGMIIRTEGDDLFQARKKAVEKHLSVHPLDCPVCDADGHCELQDMAFLHGVTNLPNAKQKFIPEDTRSLVLDFNMNRCIACAECINVCKDVLMIDALQFMKKGGFNQVVAKGDLPLSCEFCGDCLAVCPVGAITNKFSKYLYKPWQMKKTTTTCNYCGDGCQIQVETKDSEVVRVTSPLSWKNKWGDRADTSKGHGGICVKGRFGFEYIDSPARLKQPLLRKEGQLVEVPWLEAMHSTVDRFVEIRKKHGSDSIAGLITARCTNEELYLFQKLMRVGFRTNNLDSSARYGHMNFVRAAKHALGLGRTPNDWEDLTKAKAVVIIGSNLTETNPLTAVRIKEAIRVYKAQIMVFDSRITNIGKLASHPHLITPGTEGLVVDGLVKAAIDLDLVDEEAVASHPQAFTALKAALASCSLERLASKTGLTVDAFKEAAAIFAESPRAILLCAEGIVRQPDGYQNVLKLIDLAWITGKLGKAGCGVNTVTEEVNEQGAADMGVAPEFLPGLIGFEDEAMRDRLAKAWDVTLPAVGTGANLVEILKRCRSGQIRALYVVGENPLATLPASLEVKTALERLDLLVVQDPFLTDTAGLAHVVLPSATYAEKDGTFTNLEGRVLRVRQAMDAIGESVPDWHIMSALANGLGCRWEYESANDIQGEIMKLLPGYYNLGQPRRIVPTADRYLSNGYGSAVAARYKTPLADSKRPFTLLMGQVLYHSGKLSTAAPGLIKIAPNTRRIGMNPSDMERLGLSDGGTVRLTSDHGTLKIGVQRDHTLAPGTCFFPEHFNDPPVKDLMAVHVDPVTGVPSFKQTRVTIEAV, encoded by the coding sequence ATGGGACTGAAACCGGCCACAAATCCAGAAGTTGAAGCTGCGACCATCGAGCTGAGCATCGACGGCAAGATCGTCAGCGCTAAAGACGGTGTGTCGCTCTATGACGTCATCGCGAGCACCGGCAAGATCGTGCCGGCGATGTGCTACCACTACACCTTCGATCCGTTCGGCTCCTGCGGAATGTGCTTGGTCATGCAGGAAGGCAAGAAGGCTCCGGTTCGCTCCTGTACGGCCAAAGCGGCGGCCGGCATGATCATCCGGACCGAAGGAGACGACCTGTTTCAGGCCAGAAAGAAAGCCGTCGAGAAACATCTTTCGGTTCATCCGCTCGACTGTCCGGTCTGCGATGCCGACGGACATTGCGAATTGCAGGACATGGCGTTTCTCCATGGGGTCACGAATTTGCCCAACGCCAAACAGAAATTTATCCCCGAAGACACCCGCAGCCTGGTGCTCGACTTCAACATGAATCGCTGCATCGCCTGCGCCGAATGCATCAACGTCTGCAAGGACGTGCTGATGATCGATGCGCTGCAGTTCATGAAAAAAGGCGGCTTCAACCAGGTGGTGGCGAAGGGAGATCTCCCGCTGTCCTGCGAATTCTGCGGGGACTGCCTCGCCGTCTGTCCCGTCGGCGCCATCACCAACAAATTCTCCAAGTATCTGTACAAGCCCTGGCAGATGAAGAAGACGACCACGACCTGCAACTACTGCGGCGACGGCTGCCAGATCCAGGTGGAGACGAAGGATTCGGAAGTCGTTCGCGTAACTTCCCCTCTGTCGTGGAAAAACAAATGGGGTGATCGAGCCGATACCTCGAAGGGGCACGGCGGCATCTGCGTCAAAGGACGGTTCGGCTTCGAATATATCGACTCGCCAGCCCGGCTGAAGCAACCGCTGCTTCGCAAGGAGGGTCAACTGGTCGAGGTACCCTGGCTGGAGGCCATGCACTCGACCGTCGACCGGTTCGTCGAGATCAGAAAGAAGCATGGGTCCGATTCCATTGCCGGGCTGATCACCGCTCGCTGCACGAACGAAGAACTGTATCTGTTTCAGAAGCTCATGCGGGTCGGGTTCCGCACCAACAACCTCGACAGCAGTGCTCGCTACGGCCATATGAATTTCGTTCGCGCCGCCAAACACGCCTTGGGCCTCGGACGCACGCCGAACGATTGGGAAGATCTGACCAAAGCGAAAGCGGTCGTCATCATCGGCTCGAACCTGACGGAGACCAATCCACTCACCGCGGTCAGGATCAAGGAGGCGATCCGCGTCTACAAGGCGCAGATCATGGTGTTTGACTCTCGCATCACCAACATCGGCAAGCTGGCCTCGCACCCCCATCTGATCACGCCGGGCACCGAAGGGTTGGTCGTCGATGGACTCGTCAAGGCGGCCATCGATCTCGATCTCGTGGACGAAGAAGCCGTCGCCTCCCATCCACAGGCGTTCACCGCGCTGAAGGCGGCGCTCGCGAGTTGCTCGTTGGAGCGCTTGGCGTCTAAGACCGGCCTCACCGTCGACGCGTTCAAGGAGGCGGCCGCAATCTTTGCCGAATCGCCGCGAGCGATCCTCCTCTGTGCCGAGGGCATCGTGCGTCAACCGGACGGCTACCAAAACGTTCTGAAGCTGATCGACCTGGCCTGGATCACCGGAAAACTGGGCAAGGCCGGCTGCGGCGTGAATACCGTGACGGAGGAGGTGAACGAGCAAGGGGCGGCGGATATGGGTGTGGCACCGGAGTTCCTGCCCGGGCTCATCGGTTTTGAGGATGAGGCGATGCGCGATCGGCTGGCCAAGGCCTGGGACGTGACACTCCCGGCCGTCGGGACGGGCGCAAACTTGGTCGAGATTCTGAAGCGTTGCCGAAGCGGCCAGATCCGCGCTCTGTACGTGGTGGGTGAAAATCCTCTAGCCACGCTGCCGGCCTCCCTCGAGGTCAAGACGGCATTGGAGCGGCTGGACCTCCTCGTGGTCCAGGATCCGTTCCTAACCGACACCGCTGGCCTGGCGCATGTCGTCCTTCCGTCAGCGACCTACGCCGAAAAAGACGGCACCTTCACCAATCTGGAAGGGCGAGTGTTGCGTGTTCGGCAGGCGATGGATGCCATCGGAGAAAGCGTGCCCGATTGGCATATCATGTCCGCTCTGGCAAACGGCTTGGGATGCCGGTGGGAATACGAGTCGGCCAACGACATTCAAGGCGAAATCATGAAGCTCCTGCCCGGATATTACAACCTAGGCCAACCTCGCAGGATCGTTCCGACCGCGGATCGCTATCTCTCAAACGGTTACGGCAGCGCCGTCGCGGCGCGCTACAAGACGCCGCTCGCGGATTCCAAACGCCCATTCACATTGCTCATGGGCCAAGTGCTCTATCATTCCGGCAAACTGTCCACCGCGGCGCCGGGGCTGATCAAGATCGCGCCCAACACGCGTCGCATCGGGATGAACCCATCAGACATGGAACGCCTCGGCTTGAGCGACGGCGGCACGGTCCGCCTGACCTCGGATCATGGCACACTGAAAATCGGCGTCCAGCGAGACCACACACTTGCGCCGGGAACCTGCTTCTTCCCCGAGCACTTCAATGATCCGCCCGTGAAGGATCTCATGGCCGTTCATGTGGATCCCGTCACCGGCGTGCCCTCGTTCAAGCAGACGCGGGTCACGATCGAAGCGGTCTAG
- the nuoD gene encoding NADH dehydrogenase (quinone) subunit D: protein MAFEDQRTTVYKVDPAHPESESLPTLRTEELLLNMGPQHPSTHGVLKVILELEGERLVKSTPVMGFLHRGVEKLAEEGTYHQFIPHTDRLDYVCAMYNNFAYCRAVEKLMNITVPERAEYLRTIVAEVQRIIGHQFWLGTQALDIGAMTVFFYCFRDREILLDWFDELCGARLTTSWYRIGGVERDFTPSLLAKLKQFLDYFPPKIDEYIVFLEKNRIWLARTKGVAVISAEDAVNFGLSGPTLRGSGVDYDLRKAEPYSAYPKCEFNVPLGKNGDTYDRYWIRVMELYESVKIIRQCLEQLQEGPIMADVPSVTLPPKERVFTNLESMIQQFKLFSQGFNAPPGEIYCGTEAHKGELGFYIVSTGGGKPYRLKIRAPSFIHMGAFDHMSRGYMIADAITLFGTYDIVMGECDR, encoded by the coding sequence ATGGCTTTTGAAGATCAACGCACCACGGTGTACAAAGTTGATCCGGCACACCCGGAAAGCGAATCCCTGCCGACGCTCCGCACGGAGGAGCTGCTGCTCAACATGGGTCCGCAGCATCCGAGCACGCACGGGGTGCTGAAAGTCATCCTCGAATTGGAAGGGGAGCGGCTGGTGAAGTCGACCCCGGTGATGGGGTTTCTCCACCGGGGCGTTGAGAAGCTGGCGGAGGAGGGCACCTATCATCAGTTCATCCCCCACACCGATCGGCTCGACTACGTCTGCGCGATGTACAACAATTTCGCTTACTGCCGTGCGGTCGAAAAACTCATGAACATCACCGTACCGGAGCGGGCCGAGTATCTCCGCACCATCGTGGCGGAAGTCCAGCGGATCATCGGTCACCAATTCTGGCTCGGTACGCAGGCGCTCGACATCGGCGCCATGACCGTGTTCTTTTATTGCTTTCGGGATCGGGAAATCCTGCTGGATTGGTTTGATGAACTGTGCGGGGCTCGACTGACGACCAGCTGGTATCGTATCGGCGGAGTCGAACGGGATTTTACGCCCTCGCTGCTGGCCAAACTGAAGCAGTTCTTGGACTATTTCCCTCCCAAGATCGATGAATACATCGTATTCCTGGAAAAGAATCGAATCTGGCTGGCCCGGACGAAAGGCGTCGCCGTGATCTCCGCAGAGGATGCGGTCAACTTCGGGCTGAGCGGGCCGACGCTCCGAGGCTCGGGGGTGGACTATGACCTGCGCAAGGCTGAACCCTATTCGGCCTATCCGAAATGCGAGTTCAACGTACCGCTCGGCAAGAATGGAGATACCTACGACCGGTACTGGATCCGCGTCATGGAGCTTTACGAAAGCGTGAAGATCATCCGGCAATGCTTGGAACAGCTGCAGGAGGGGCCGATCATGGCCGACGTCCCCAGCGTGACCTTGCCGCCGAAGGAACGGGTCTTCACGAATTTGGAGTCCATGATTCAACAATTCAAGCTCTTTTCGCAGGGATTCAACGCTCCGCCTGGAGAGATCTACTGCGGGACCGAAGCCCATAAGGGAGAATTGGGCTTCTATATCGTCAGTACGGGTGGTGGAAAGCCCTACAGGCTGAAGATCCGCGCTCCCTCGTTCATTCACATGGGCGCGTTCGATCACATGTCGAGGGGATACATGATCGCGGACGCGATTACGCTCTTCGGTACGTACGACATCGTTATGGGAGAGTGCGATCGATGA
- the nuoI gene encoding NADH-quinone oxidoreductase subunit NuoI: MSVGTLTKKVLQAALFYEIWDAMKVTFKHMFHKPITFQYPREQRAIPDTHRGALGLLRYDDGRERCVGCDLCEAACPSRCIKVISSEDAERPLQRYASEFYIDITKCVFCGYCVEACPVNALAMTKVYEFSTHDKRTLLFDKKRLYDIGERHLDDAKKYLYAHNQEKNVEGSREYRYYFPQSVAKPTQSTPKHLS, translated from the coding sequence ATGAGCGTGGGCACACTGACAAAAAAAGTTCTTCAGGCGGCGCTCTTCTATGAGATCTGGGATGCGATGAAAGTCACGTTCAAGCACATGTTCCACAAACCCATCACCTTCCAGTATCCCCGGGAGCAACGGGCGATTCCCGACACGCACCGGGGAGCGCTAGGCTTGTTACGCTACGACGACGGTCGCGAACGGTGCGTGGGTTGCGATTTGTGCGAAGCAGCCTGTCCCTCACGCTGCATCAAGGTCATTAGTTCAGAGGATGCCGAACGGCCCCTTCAACGCTACGCCAGCGAGTTTTACATCGACATTACCAAGTGCGTGTTTTGCGGATATTGCGTCGAGGCCTGTCCCGTCAACGCCTTGGCCATGACGAAGGTCTATGAGTTTTCTACGCACGACAAACGGACGCTCCTGTTCGACAAGAAACGCCTGTACGACATCGGCGAACGCCATCTGGACGACGCGAAGAAGTATCTTTATGCTCACAACCAGGAAAAGAACGTCGAAGGAAGCCGGGAGTATCGGTACTATTTCCCGCAATCCGTGGCCAAGCCCACGCAGTCGACGCCGAAGCATTTGAGTTGA
- the priA gene encoding primosomal protein N', which produces MRDASPAKLPVPAPHLYAEIVVPRHIRSSFTYLVPAHLRPILRVGHCVHVPFGRSQLKGTVISIDEHLPVGVSRERLKEISSATTADGLNEIPLELLELARRVADHYVAPLGQCLRLVQPPPGGSKQRSRCLRLTISGREALRTGSLGDEPRYLLERLRKKPTGLRMTTLLKHSAPSQRRIVEDFVKKGWVAELQVRSDPVGSPPVELGQTTVSGSFPLGEHSFADDNTSRAFESRLRAALESGQSDTFILQTSLADRVEYLCRAIHRTVTGGRSVLVLVGETDRARWLADRLTKRGITVAACLHSALSDETRAEVWRRVKEPTPQVVLGTRSAVFLPFSSLGMIWVEADGDTSLKEPQEPRYHAREVARLRIEESQGVLILGCSQVPLDVASPMSDAGTVIRQAPPVGSRPNVEVVDLRSFGKRTLLTPPLLDAMREAIDRRSGVLLFLNRKGYANALVCRDCGQVPRCASCRIALGYSRRTGRLLCSYCGTSTAPPSTCPVCSGHDLQPIGDGTERVEEEVGCLFPGARVVRADGDTMRKPSQAIAGWKVIQDRQWDVLIGTQLVLRDYAVPLVGLVGVLYADASLNLPDFRAAERSYHMLWGAAALARPAKDGGRVVIQSHLPSHHSIQAVVHEDETIFSAEELRHRRALRYPPAVHLIGLYVSGRDRNLVEKAACDLVDRLRASLIMSDTVRPTGFGEDAVLGPVTPPGPNIRGRHRRQILVKSAWREQGVRLVRQSLELVEDAHPSHAVKFDVDVDPVEMW; this is translated from the coding sequence ATGCGAGACGCTTCGCCTGCGAAGTTGCCCGTTCCTGCTCCGCATCTTTACGCGGAGATCGTCGTCCCCCGCCACATCCGGAGTTCATTTACCTATCTGGTGCCCGCGCATCTACGGCCGATCCTTCGAGTCGGGCACTGTGTTCACGTGCCGTTTGGACGGAGTCAGCTCAAAGGCACTGTGATCTCGATCGATGAGCACCTTCCGGTGGGAGTAAGCCGGGAACGACTCAAAGAAATCAGTTCCGCCACCACGGCCGACGGACTCAATGAAATTCCGCTTGAGCTGCTTGAGCTTGCGAGGCGTGTGGCAGACCACTATGTCGCCCCGTTGGGGCAATGCTTGAGGTTGGTCCAACCTCCTCCTGGCGGCAGCAAGCAGCGGAGTCGCTGCCTCAGATTGACCATATCGGGCCGCGAGGCACTGAGAACAGGATCTCTTGGAGACGAGCCTCGTTACCTGCTCGAACGGTTGCGAAAGAAGCCGACGGGGCTCAGGATGACCACCCTGTTGAAACACAGCGCCCCATCACAAAGACGAATCGTGGAGGACTTCGTCAAGAAAGGTTGGGTCGCTGAGCTTCAGGTACGATCCGATCCCGTCGGTTCTCCTCCGGTTGAATTGGGTCAGACGACGGTATCCGGTTCGTTTCCCCTCGGGGAGCATTCGTTTGCGGATGACAATACGTCTCGTGCCTTCGAGTCGCGCCTGCGCGCGGCGCTCGAGAGCGGTCAATCGGACACGTTTATTCTCCAGACATCCCTCGCGGACCGTGTGGAATATCTATGCCGGGCCATTCATCGAACGGTCACCGGCGGACGGTCGGTCCTGGTATTGGTCGGAGAAACGGATCGAGCGCGGTGGTTGGCCGACAGGCTCACCAAGCGGGGAATCACCGTTGCCGCCTGCCTGCATTCGGCTTTATCCGATGAGACGCGGGCGGAGGTGTGGCGTCGAGTGAAGGAGCCGACACCGCAGGTCGTGTTGGGAACCAGGTCAGCCGTGTTTCTTCCGTTCTCGTCCTTGGGAATGATTTGGGTCGAGGCCGATGGCGATACGTCGCTTAAGGAACCGCAGGAGCCGCGCTATCACGCCCGGGAGGTGGCGCGCCTGCGTATTGAGGAGAGTCAAGGTGTCCTGATTCTCGGCTGTTCTCAGGTCCCGCTGGATGTCGCCAGTCCCATGAGCGACGCGGGTACTGTCATCCGCCAGGCGCCGCCGGTGGGATCGAGGCCGAACGTCGAGGTTGTCGATCTCCGGTCTTTCGGCAAACGTACGCTCTTGACTCCGCCGTTGCTTGACGCGATGCGCGAGGCAATCGACCGCCGATCCGGTGTCCTGCTCTTCCTCAATCGCAAGGGCTATGCGAACGCGCTTGTGTGTCGCGATTGCGGCCAAGTGCCACGATGCGCATCCTGCCGGATTGCACTAGGCTATTCCAGGCGGACCGGGCGGTTGCTGTGTTCGTATTGTGGAACATCTACGGCTCCTCCGAGCACCTGCCCTGTCTGTTCCGGGCATGATCTGCAGCCGATCGGTGATGGGACTGAACGTGTTGAGGAAGAAGTCGGCTGCCTGTTTCCCGGTGCACGGGTGGTTCGGGCTGATGGGGACACCATGCGGAAGCCGTCACAGGCGATCGCAGGGTGGAAAGTCATTCAGGACCGTCAGTGGGATGTTCTCATTGGGACGCAACTGGTCCTTCGGGACTATGCCGTGCCTCTGGTCGGTCTTGTCGGTGTCCTTTATGCCGACGCCAGTCTCAATCTTCCCGATTTCCGAGCAGCCGAGCGCAGCTATCATATGCTCTGGGGGGCCGCGGCGCTGGCCCGCCCGGCCAAAGACGGGGGACGCGTCGTGATCCAGTCTCACCTGCCGTCCCATCATTCCATTCAGGCCGTCGTTCACGAGGATGAGACGATATTCTCCGCCGAAGAACTTCGCCATCGAAGAGCGCTCCGGTATCCGCCGGCCGTTCACTTGATCGGGCTTTACGTGTCAGGAAGGGATCGGAACCTTGTCGAGAAGGCCGCGTGTGATCTGGTCGACCGGCTCCGGGCGTCTCTGATCATGTCGGATACGGTGCGACCAACCGGTTTTGGTGAGGATGCCGTACTCGGGCCGGTTACGCCTCCTGGACCCAACATTCGCGGGCGGCATCGACGCCAGATTTTGGTCAAGTCTGCCTGGCGGGAACAGGGCGTGCGGTTGGTGCGGCAGAGTCTTGAACTCGTCGAGGACGCCCATCCGAGTCATGCCGTCAAATTCGACGTCGATGTGGATCCCGTCGAGATGTGGTGA
- a CDS encoding NADH-quinone oxidoreductase subunit J, translating into MISVFFAYFALMSIAAGVLTVALKNPVHCGLALLALLLHVSGLFILLNAEFLWAVQVVVYAGAILVLYLFVLMLLNLKTEERYFHTSSTYFLAPALLGSLYVLAQLFHSPFGGAKGDAPAQAVLQDGNTFAVGIKMFSEYLLQFEIVGVFLLGAIIGAIVLAKTPKPMDEERNVH; encoded by the coding sequence ATGATCTCAGTGTTCTTTGCCTATTTTGCGCTGATGAGCATCGCCGCCGGGGTGCTCACCGTGGCCCTCAAGAACCCCGTTCATTGCGGTCTCGCGCTCCTGGCTTTGCTTCTTCATGTCTCCGGTCTCTTCATCCTGCTCAATGCCGAGTTCTTATGGGCGGTGCAGGTGGTCGTGTACGCGGGGGCCATCCTGGTCCTGTATCTCTTTGTGTTGATGCTCCTGAACCTCAAGACGGAGGAACGGTACTTTCATACCTCCTCGACATACTTTCTGGCCCCGGCCCTTCTGGGCTCCCTCTACGTCCTCGCGCAGCTCTTTCACTCGCCCTTTGGCGGAGCCAAGGGCGATGCGCCGGCACAGGCGGTTCTCCAAGACGGAAACACGTTCGCGGTCGGGATCAAGATGTTCAGTGAGTACCTGTTGCAATTCGAAATTGTCGGCGTGTTTCTTCTGGGAGCCATAATCGGGGCCATTGTACTGGCAAAAACACCGAAGCCGATGGACGAGGAACGCAATGTTCACTGA
- a CDS encoding NADH-quinone oxidoreductase subunit C, producing the protein MSLQQISNRIQENFSEAVIQAVEWRGDLAVTVSRERLHEVAQFLHDDPAMDFDYIVHVSSVDWPDDELRFEVVYEFYSIRKCHRIRLKTRVAESDCVVDSLTDIWKGADFMEREVYDMMGIRFRRHPDLRRILMPDDYTEGYPLRKDFPLRGKGWRDTFDFLDETAR; encoded by the coding sequence ATGTCTCTCCAGCAAATATCGAATCGCATTCAAGAGAATTTCAGCGAGGCGGTCATTCAAGCCGTCGAATGGCGGGGAGATTTGGCGGTGACGGTCAGTCGGGAACGGCTTCATGAGGTCGCGCAGTTCCTACACGACGATCCCGCAATGGACTTCGACTACATCGTTCATGTCAGTTCCGTCGATTGGCCGGACGACGAGTTGCGTTTTGAAGTCGTGTACGAGTTCTATTCTATCCGCAAGTGCCACAGAATCAGGCTCAAGACGCGCGTGGCGGAATCGGACTGCGTCGTGGACTCGCTGACTGATATTTGGAAAGGCGCAGACTTCATGGAACGGGAGGTGTACGACATGATGGGGATCCGATTTCGTCGGCATCCCGACCTTCGCCGCATCCTCATGCCGGACGACTATACCGAAGGCTATCCTCTACGGAAAGACTTTCCGCTCCGGGGGAAAGGATGGCGCGACACGTTTGATTTCCTGGACGAGACGGCGCGTTAA